In bacterium, a genomic segment contains:
- the cpaB gene encoding Flp pilus assembly protein CpaB, with protein MDNKRKQLLIAILIAGGALFLNNWYIQERIAQVTPKRAIKVVRAKSAIPSGERLSSKHVETVQVPENYKPKVAISDAEISQYFGQELAVDVLPGDYILQSYFTLRRAVGNKLSDLVTGQNFRAVTIPVDQTSSLSGSIVSGDRIDILLTFGVPGLSGKFSTALLQNVQVIATGSYSVVEQETGATVTRTQRYNSLTLLLTAPDAARLTYARQTGKIDILLRNSGNDAIQEIPAISNVLDLLSAEEREKFARLIAESRIQRPNPEDLKNSMRELMESQKRQGLSVPKS; from the coding sequence GTGGATAATAAAAGAAAACAATTACTAATTGCGATTCTGATTGCTGGTGGCGCGTTGTTCTTGAATAACTGGTACATTCAGGAGCGTATCGCACAAGTGACACCTAAGCGCGCAATCAAAGTAGTGCGTGCCAAGAGCGCGATCCCGAGTGGAGAACGTCTCTCCAGTAAACATGTTGAGACAGTGCAGGTTCCCGAAAATTACAAGCCCAAAGTTGCGATTTCTGACGCTGAAATCAGTCAATATTTTGGACAAGAACTCGCTGTCGACGTCTTACCAGGCGACTACATCTTGCAAAGTTATTTCACGCTCAGGCGCGCAGTTGGAAATAAATTATCAGATCTCGTAACAGGACAGAACTTTCGTGCCGTTACAATTCCGGTAGATCAGACAAGTTCGCTCTCTGGCTCGATTGTTTCTGGCGACCGCATTGATATCTTGTTAACTTTTGGCGTTCCAGGACTAAGCGGCAAATTTTCTACAGCGCTATTGCAGAATGTCCAGGTAATCGCCACAGGAAGTTATTCCGTAGTTGAGCAAGAAACTGGAGCGACTGTAACTCGTACTCAGCGCTATAATTCGCTCACATTATTACTGACAGCTCCCGATGCTGCTCGCCTAACCTATGCTCGGCAGACTGGAAAGATTGATATTTTATTACGTAATAGTGGTAATGACGCAATTCAAGAAATTCCTGCGATCTCTAATGTGTTGGATTTACTTTCCGCAGAAGAGCGCGAAAAGTTTGCTCGCTTAATTGCTGAGTCACGCATTCAACGGCCAAACCCGGAGGACCTAAAAAATTCAATGCGTGAGTTGATGGAAAGCCAGAAACGCCAAGGCCTTTCAGTTCCAAAAAGCTAG
- a CDS encoding type II secretion system F family protein, producing the protein MLQLELLHGLLIFSAVALVAYLFVDRIQSAAQEVSQAQAEQGAKTFSDLYLSIPPELFFFGRALVALIAFFLVMPLHIVPAITAAVAGWFVPAMYLKRLKEKRLKKIEEQLVDGLELLGNGLKSGLTLQQALELLMREFPPPITQEFGMVLAETRLGVDLVDALHNMATRLNSTIVSILVAGISITKRCGGDLTEIFQNIAATIREQALIEGKLNAVTAQGRFQGLILSIMPFALIVILYFVDRGHVEILFGFKLGLIAFFAVIVMVCLAQLWIRKLLAIDV; encoded by the coding sequence ATGTTACAATTAGAATTATTACATGGCCTTTTAATTTTCAGTGCTGTAGCACTTGTAGCCTACCTCTTTGTTGATCGCATTCAATCAGCCGCACAAGAAGTTTCTCAGGCCCAAGCGGAGCAGGGCGCTAAGACGTTCTCTGATTTGTACTTAAGCATTCCTCCTGAGCTATTTTTCTTCGGCCGAGCATTAGTTGCCTTGATTGCTTTTTTCTTGGTCATGCCCTTGCACATTGTTCCAGCGATAACTGCGGCAGTTGCAGGTTGGTTCGTGCCTGCAATGTACTTAAAAAGGCTCAAAGAAAAGCGCCTGAAAAAAATCGAGGAACAGCTTGTCGATGGGCTGGAGTTACTTGGTAACGGACTGAAATCTGGATTAACTTTGCAGCAAGCACTAGAATTACTAATGCGAGAGTTTCCGCCACCGATCACGCAAGAATTTGGCATGGTTTTAGCTGAAACTCGCCTCGGGGTAGATTTAGTAGACGCGCTGCATAACATGGCAACGCGACTAAATTCTACAATTGTTTCGATCTTAGTTGCAGGTATTTCAATTACTAAGCGTTGCGGAGGAGACTTAACTGAAATTTTTCAAAATATCGCTGCTACGATTCGTGAACAGGCATTAATTGAAGGCAAACTCAATGCTGTGACAGCTCAAGGACGCTTTCAGGGATTAATTTTAAGTATTATGCCCTTTGCCTTGATTGTAATTTTATATTTTGTCGACCGTGGACATGTTGAGATCTTGTTTGGCTTTAAACTTGGACTGATTGCATTTTTTGCTGTGATCGTGATGGTTTGTTTAGCTCAACTGTGGATCCGCAAGTTATTAGCAATCGATGTCTAG
- the tadA gene encoding Flp pilus assembly complex ATPase component TadA: MSDVGSSNGTYLEDRRLTANVEHEIKHNQRIVIGRFVIRAALQTSQTERAESKVKGPVDNEEFTLRAKIHVQLIDRLDLRRKDILKLTDFELRAKTAEMVERILDEMRWEIPAGLDRALLIKHVLDEALGLGPLEELLADEKVSEIMVNSYDRIFAERGGRLALTPLRFSSEATVLSAIERIISPIGRRIDESSPLVDARLKDGSRVNAVIRPLALKGPCITIRKFAKTPLTIDHLVNFGSMSRGMADFLSLVVTQRLNVVISGGTGSGKTTLLNVLARFIPEGERVITVEDAAELQLGREHIVSFETRPPNLEGKGAIAIRDLVRNALRMRPDRIVVGECRGAEALDMLQAMNTGHDGSMTTGHANSPVDMISRLETMVLMAGMDLPVRAIREQISSAVHVIVQQSRLGCGSRKVTAIAEIVGLDPDDGRIQLQDIFVFRQDGFDDQGKTRGKHQATGYVPKFFRRMQQEGKQLDGSIFAPDA, from the coding sequence GTGTCTGATGTTGGTAGCTCTAACGGCACATATTTAGAGGACCGTCGGCTTACTGCAAATGTTGAGCATGAGATTAAGCATAATCAGCGCATCGTAATTGGACGCTTTGTGATTAGGGCAGCGCTACAGACAAGTCAGACTGAACGGGCTGAAAGCAAGGTAAAGGGGCCTGTTGATAACGAAGAATTCACGCTACGCGCAAAAATTCACGTACAGTTGATTGATCGCCTTGACTTACGCCGCAAGGATATTCTTAAACTCACGGATTTCGAGCTGCGCGCCAAGACAGCAGAAATGGTCGAGCGTATTTTGGATGAAATGCGCTGGGAAATTCCAGCTGGACTCGATCGAGCACTATTAATTAAGCACGTCTTGGATGAAGCACTTGGTCTCGGGCCGCTTGAAGAGCTACTTGCCGATGAAAAAGTCTCAGAAATTATGGTCAATAGTTATGACCGAATTTTTGCTGAACGTGGTGGCAGGTTAGCCTTAACTCCACTTAGATTTTCTTCTGAGGCAACTGTGCTTTCGGCGATTGAGCGAATTATTTCGCCAATCGGCAGAAGAATCGATGAGAGTTCACCGCTTGTTGATGCGCGTTTAAAAGACGGCTCGCGAGTGAATGCCGTAATCAGGCCACTTGCGCTTAAGGGCCCGTGCATAACGATCCGTAAATTCGCAAAAACCCCTTTAACCATCGACCACCTTGTTAATTTTGGATCAATGTCTCGTGGAATGGCAGACTTTTTAAGCCTCGTCGTAACCCAACGTCTAAATGTTGTGATCTCTGGTGGCACAGGTTCTGGTAAAACAACTTTACTTAACGTGCTGGCGCGATTTATTCCCGAAGGTGAGCGCGTAATTACTGTTGAAGATGCTGCAGAACTGCAACTTGGTCGTGAACATATTGTCTCTTTTGAGACCCGCCCACCTAACTTAGAAGGTAAGGGTGCAATTGCGATACGTGACCTGGTGCGCAATGCCCTTCGGATGCGACCGGATCGAATCGTCGTCGGCGAATGTCGTGGTGCAGAAGCTTTAGATATGTTGCAGGCGATGAATACAGGCCATGATGGTTCAATGACTACTGGTCACGCCAACTCGCCAGTCGATATGATTTCTCGTTTAGAGACAATGGTCTTAATGGCTGGAATGGACCTTCCAGTGCGAGCTATTCGTGAGCAAATTTCTAGTGCGGTACATGTGATTGTTCAACAGTCACGTTTAGGCTGTGGTTCACGAAAAGTTACAGCAATTGCTGAAATCGTTGGACTTGACCCAGATGATGGGCGTATCCAACTGCAGGATATTTTTGTATTTAGACAGGATGGCTTTGATGATCAGGGTAAAACTCGAGGCAAACATCAAGCTACCGGTTATGTTCCTAAATTTTTCCGCCGCATGCAGCAGGAAGGAAAGCAACTTGATGGATCGATCTTCGCACCAGATGCTTAG